A section of the Numida meleagris isolate 19003 breed g44 Domestic line chromosome 16, NumMel1.0, whole genome shotgun sequence genome encodes:
- the LOC110406850 gene encoding globoside alpha-1,3-N-acetylgalactosaminyltransferase 1 isoform X2: MFTGVIGGCRIAVGNWKVHYLPYYLPCPGIFSKKLQYLEEKPVQLFPQLFYQQPRVLAPKRQDVLTVTPWLAPIVWEGTFSPEILDSAYMPLNLTIGVTAFAVGKYTRFVGRFLQSAEMHFMKGYRVIYYIFTDNPETIPDVQLQPGRRFNVVHIKKYPSWQEISMRRMEAINLHIAETSHQEVDYLFCLDIDMVFHSAWGAETLGDIVAAIHPGYFNVPRSQFPYERRSSSAAYISDEEGDFYYGGAVFGGLVKKVYEFTKTCHMTILADKANGIMAAWQEESHLNRHFLSHKPSKVLSPEYIWDDRKPKPPEILLIRFSTVDKNYQEVRD, from the exons GATTGCAGTTGGGAATTGGAAAGTGCACTACCTCCCATACTACCTTCCTTGCCCTGGAATCTT CTCCAAGAAACTCCAGTATTTGGAAGAGAAGCCAGTCCAGCTTTTCCCCCA aTTATTTTATCAGCAACCAAGAGTGCTGGCTCCAAA GCGCCAGGATGTGCTAACGGTCACACCATGGTTGGCCCCCATCGTTTGGGAAGGTACCTTCAGCCCTGAGATCCTGGACAGTGCCTACATGCCACTGAATCTCACCATAGGAGTGACAGCCTTTGCTGTTGGAAA ATACACGAGGTTTGTGGGCCGCTTCCTGCAGTCAGCAGAGATGCACTTCATGAAAGGCTATCGAGTGATCTACTATATCTTCACCGACAACCCCGAGACGATCCCCGATGTCCAGCTGCAACCAGGCCGAAGGTTTAATGTTGTGCACATCAAGAAATATCCCAGCTGGCAAGAGATCTCCATGCGCAGGATGGAGGCCATAAACCTACACATAGCAGAGACGAGCCACCAGGAGGTGGACTACCTCTTCTGCCTGGACATTGACATGGTGTTCCACAGCGCCTGGGGGGCTGAGACCCTCGGTGACATCGTAGCAGCCATACACCCTGGTTATTTCAATGTCCCTCGAAGCCAGTTCCCATATGAGAGGAGGAGCTCTTCGGCAGCCTACATCTCTGATGAAGAAGGGGATTTCTACTATGGAGGAGCTGTGTTTGGAGGGCTGGTCAAGAAGGTCTACGAGTTCACCAAGACTTGCCACATGACCATCCTGGCAGACAAGGCCAATGGGATCATGGCAGCCTGGCAGGAAGAAAGCCATCTCAACAGACACTTTCTCTCCCATAAACCCTCCAAGGTGCTCTCTCCAGAATATATATGGGATGACAGGAAGCCAAAGCCCCCTGAGATTCTCCTCATACGCTTTTCCACAGTAGATAAGAACTACCAGGAGGTAAGAGATTGA